A window of Bos taurus isolate L1 Dominette 01449 registration number 42190680 breed Hereford chromosome 19, ARS-UCD2.0, whole genome shotgun sequence contains these coding sequences:
- the LOC100295015 gene encoding keratin, high-sulfur matrix protein, IIIA3, which translates to MTVSCCGPTFSSFSCGRGCLQPCCYRDPCCCRPVSCQTTVSRPVTCVPRCTRPICEPCRRPVCCDPCSLQEGCCRPITCCPTSCQAVVCRPCCWATTCCQPISVQSPCCRPTCCRPAPCRTTCRTFRTSPCC; encoded by the coding sequence ATGACCGTCTCCTGCTGCGGCCCCACCTTCTCGTCCTTCAGCTGTGGCAGAGGCTGCCTCCAGCCCTGCTGCTACCGCGACCCCTGCTGCTGCCGCCCAGTGTCCTGCCAGACCACTGTGAGCCGCCCCGTGACCTGCGTGCCCCGCTGCACGCGCCCCATCTGCGAGCCCTGCCGCCGCCCGGTCTGCTGCGACCCCTGCAGCCTGCAGGAGGGCTGCTGCCGCCCCATCACCTGCTGCCCCACGTCCTGCCAGGCCGTGGTCTGCCGCCCCTGCTGCTGGGCCACCACGTGCTGCCAGCCCATCTCTGTGCAGTCCCCGTGCTGCCGGCCCACCTGCTGCCGGCCCGCCCCCTGCCGCACCACCTGCCGCACCTTCAGGACCTCCCCCTGCTGCTGA